Proteins from a single region of Meriones unguiculatus strain TT.TT164.6M chromosome 21, Bangor_MerUng_6.1, whole genome shotgun sequence:
- the Tes gene encoding testin isoform X2, whose protein sequence is MGLGHEQGFGAPCLKCKENCEGFELHFWRKICRNCKCGQEEHDVLLSNEEDRKVGRLFEDTKYTTLIAKLKSDGIPMYKRNVMILTNPVAAKKNVSINTVTYEWAPPVQNQALARQYMQMLPKEKQPVAGSEGAQYRKKQLAKQLPAHDQDPSKCHELSPKEVKEMEQFVKKYKNEALGVGDVKLPSEMNAQGDKAHSPAGDRNTPEVVSPKDKSAEPKKAQYSCYCCKQTMTEGDPAVYAERAGYDKLWHPACFICMTCGELLVDMIYFWKNGKLYCGRHYCDSEKPRCAGCDELIFSNEYTQAENQNWHLKHFCCFDCDNILAGEIYVMVGDKPVCKPCYVKTHAVVCQGCHNAIDPEVQRVTYNSFSWHASTECFLCSCCSKCLIGQKFMPVEGMVFCSVECKKMMS, encoded by the exons ATGGGCTTAGGTCATGAACAAGGATTTGGAGCCCCCTGTCTAAAATGCAAAGAGAACTGTGAAGGGTTTGAACTGCACTTCTGGAG AAAAATATGTCGTAACTGCAAATGTGGGCAAGAAGAGCATGATGTCCTCTTGAGCAATGAGGAGGATCGGAAAGTGGGGAGACTCTTTGAAGACACCAAGTACACCACCCTGATTGCCAAGCTGAAGTCAGATGGAATTCCCATGTATAAACGCAATGTAATGATCTTGACCAATCCAGTTGCTGCCAAGAAGAATGTCTCCATCAACACAGTTACCTATGAGTGGGCTCCCCCGGTCCAGAATCAGGCACTG GCTAGGCAGTACATGCAGATGCTGCCTAAGGAGAAGCAGCCAGTGGCAGGCTCGGAGGGGGCTCAGTACCGCAAGAAGCAGCTGGCCAAGCAGCTCCCTGCACACGACCAGGACCCTTCCAAGTGCCATGAGCTGTCTCCCAAAGAGGTGAAGGAGATGGAACAGTTTGTGAAGAAATACAAGAACGAGGCTCTGGGAGTGGGTGACGTGAAGCTTCCCTCCGAGATGAATGCTCAGGGTGACAAGGCGCACAGCCCTGCTGGGGACAGGAACACTCCCGAGGTGGTCAGTCCTAAGGACAAGTCTGCTGAGCCCAAGAAGGCCCAATAC TCCTGTTACTGCTGCAAACAGACCATGACGGAAGGAGACCCAGCCGTCTATGCCGAAAGGGCTGGCTACGACAAACTCTGGCACCCGGCTTGTTTCATCTGCATGACCTGTGGTGAACTCCTGGTTGACATGATCTACTTCTGGAAGAATGGGAAGCTGTACTGTGGCAGACATTACTGCGACAGCGAGAAGCCGCGCTGTGCTGGCTGTGATGAG CTGATATTCAGTAATGAATATACCCAAGCAGAAAACCAGAATTGGCACCTGAAACACTTCTGCTGCTTTGACTGTGACAACATCCTGGCAGGAGAGATCTATGTGATGGTCGGTGACAAGCCCGTGTGCAAGCCCTGCTACGTGAAGACCCACGCTGTG GTGTGCCAAGGCTGCCACAATGCCATCGACCCGGAAGTGCAGAGAGTGACGTACAATAGCTTCAGCTGGCACGCGTCCACAGAGTGCTTCCTGTGTTCCTGCTGCAGCAAGTGTCTGATCGGGCAGAAGTTCATGCCCGTGGAAGGGATGGTTTTCTGTTCGGTGGAGTGTAAGAAGATGATGtcctga
- the Tes gene encoding testin isoform X1, with product MDLETKMKKMGLGHEQGFGAPCLKCKENCEGFELHFWRKICRNCKCGQEEHDVLLSNEEDRKVGRLFEDTKYTTLIAKLKSDGIPMYKRNVMILTNPVAAKKNVSINTVTYEWAPPVQNQALARQYMQMLPKEKQPVAGSEGAQYRKKQLAKQLPAHDQDPSKCHELSPKEVKEMEQFVKKYKNEALGVGDVKLPSEMNAQGDKAHSPAGDRNTPEVVSPKDKSAEPKKAQYSCYCCKQTMTEGDPAVYAERAGYDKLWHPACFICMTCGELLVDMIYFWKNGKLYCGRHYCDSEKPRCAGCDELIFSNEYTQAENQNWHLKHFCCFDCDNILAGEIYVMVGDKPVCKPCYVKTHAVVCQGCHNAIDPEVQRVTYNSFSWHASTECFLCSCCSKCLIGQKFMPVEGMVFCSVECKKMMS from the exons ATGGGCTTAGGTCATGAACAAGGATTTGGAGCCCCCTGTCTAAAATGCAAAGAGAACTGTGAAGGGTTTGAACTGCACTTCTGGAG AAAAATATGTCGTAACTGCAAATGTGGGCAAGAAGAGCATGATGTCCTCTTGAGCAATGAGGAGGATCGGAAAGTGGGGAGACTCTTTGAAGACACCAAGTACACCACCCTGATTGCCAAGCTGAAGTCAGATGGAATTCCCATGTATAAACGCAATGTAATGATCTTGACCAATCCAGTTGCTGCCAAGAAGAATGTCTCCATCAACACAGTTACCTATGAGTGGGCTCCCCCGGTCCAGAATCAGGCACTG GCTAGGCAGTACATGCAGATGCTGCCTAAGGAGAAGCAGCCAGTGGCAGGCTCGGAGGGGGCTCAGTACCGCAAGAAGCAGCTGGCCAAGCAGCTCCCTGCACACGACCAGGACCCTTCCAAGTGCCATGAGCTGTCTCCCAAAGAGGTGAAGGAGATGGAACAGTTTGTGAAGAAATACAAGAACGAGGCTCTGGGAGTGGGTGACGTGAAGCTTCCCTCCGAGATGAATGCTCAGGGTGACAAGGCGCACAGCCCTGCTGGGGACAGGAACACTCCCGAGGTGGTCAGTCCTAAGGACAAGTCTGCTGAGCCCAAGAAGGCCCAATAC TCCTGTTACTGCTGCAAACAGACCATGACGGAAGGAGACCCAGCCGTCTATGCCGAAAGGGCTGGCTACGACAAACTCTGGCACCCGGCTTGTTTCATCTGCATGACCTGTGGTGAACTCCTGGTTGACATGATCTACTTCTGGAAGAATGGGAAGCTGTACTGTGGCAGACATTACTGCGACAGCGAGAAGCCGCGCTGTGCTGGCTGTGATGAG CTGATATTCAGTAATGAATATACCCAAGCAGAAAACCAGAATTGGCACCTGAAACACTTCTGCTGCTTTGACTGTGACAACATCCTGGCAGGAGAGATCTATGTGATGGTCGGTGACAAGCCCGTGTGCAAGCCCTGCTACGTGAAGACCCACGCTGTG GTGTGCCAAGGCTGCCACAATGCCATCGACCCGGAAGTGCAGAGAGTGACGTACAATAGCTTCAGCTGGCACGCGTCCACAGAGTGCTTCCTGTGTTCCTGCTGCAGCAAGTGTCTGATCGGGCAGAAGTTCATGCCCGTGGAAGGGATGGTTTTCTGTTCGGTGGAGTGTAAGAAGATGATGtcctga